A DNA window from Microcystis aeruginosa NIES-843 contains the following coding sequences:
- a CDS encoding ParA family protein — MATVISTVNMKGGVGKTTLTVNLATCLAKFQQKRVLVLDLDAQISATLSLMSPHEFAQLRRKKRTLSYLLEAIIKPNPYNKLTIDDIIVPSVCEIQGLDLLPGDIELYDEYVVSETLHHQAILQEDLGFDHAWNNLERILIQKIIDPIQDRYDYIIMDCAPGYNLLTRSGLCSSHFYLLPARPEPLSIVGIQLLERRIVKLKASHQETEPINPGLLGIVFILSGGGLLSRYYNQVMRRVQQDFQAHQIFANAIPMDVNVAKAVDMFVPVVAAMPSSSGSKAFMKLTEEFLMKAKK; from the coding sequence ATGGCCACTGTCATCAGCACCGTTAATATGAAAGGAGGAGTAGGAAAAACTACCCTTACCGTCAACCTTGCCACCTGTTTAGCTAAATTTCAGCAAAAACGAGTCCTTGTCCTCGATTTAGACGCTCAAATCAGTGCGACTCTTAGCTTAATGTCTCCCCACGAATTCGCTCAACTGCGTCGCAAAAAACGCACTTTAAGCTATTTATTAGAAGCAATTATCAAACCCAATCCCTACAATAAATTAACTATTGATGATATTATTGTCCCTTCAGTCTGTGAAATTCAAGGCTTAGATCTACTGCCAGGAGACATCGAACTTTATGATGAATATGTCGTCTCAGAAACCCTGCACCACCAAGCAATTTTACAGGAAGATTTAGGCTTTGATCATGCTTGGAATAACCTGGAAAGAATCTTAATTCAAAAAATCATTGATCCCATTCAAGACCGTTACGATTATATTATCATGGATTGCGCTCCGGGCTATAATCTTTTAACTCGTAGTGGTCTATGTAGCAGTCATTTTTATTTACTACCTGCCCGTCCCGAACCTTTATCAATTGTCGGCATTCAGCTATTAGAAAGAAGAATAGTTAAACTGAAAGCTAGTCATCAAGAAACCGAACCGATTAACCCCGGTTTACTCGGTATAGTTTTTATTCTTTCCGGTGGTGGTTTACTCAGTCGCTACTATAATCAAGTCATGCGCCGGGTACAACAGGATTTTCAAGCCCATCAAATTTTTGCTAATGCGATTCCTATGGATGTTAATGTAGCTAAAGCTGTTGATATGTTCGTGCCTGTGGTGGCAGCTATGCCCTCTTCTAGTGGTTCCAAAGCTTTTATGAAACTCACAGAAGAATTCTTGATGAAAGCCAAAAAATAG
- a CDS encoding metallophosphoesterase family protein, with product MQRRKFLLISGSLGGFSLVACAHQILQPVTSKNPPESAVKQAQKAKKVKIIVISDLNSQYGSTTYDPEIDRAIPLIINNKPDLVLCGGDMVAGQKSSLTEAAINAMWSAFDRHIAAPLRAAKIPFGFTIGNHDASGSLSAGKFVYAQERKLAQDYWQNPQHDTSLNFIDKTGFPFYYTFTQNGIFYLVWDASTHLISGQQLNWAAKNLSSSDAKNARMRLVIGHLPLYGIAVGRNRPGDYLADAEKLRAFLEGHQVHTYISGHAHAYYPGKRGQLQLLHAGALGSGPRRLLNSEQAPRKTLTIVDINPNQQETVYTTYDMKTQEAINITSLPPLIMAPNGQVLRRDIPSVN from the coding sequence ATGCAACGCCGTAAATTTTTGCTGATCAGTGGCAGTTTAGGCGGTTTTAGCTTGGTAGCTTGCGCTCATCAAATTTTACAGCCCGTTACTTCCAAAAATCCCCCTGAGTCGGCTGTTAAACAAGCACAAAAGGCGAAAAAAGTCAAGATAATTGTGATTAGTGACCTTAATAGTCAATACGGTTCCACAACTTACGATCCCGAAATCGATCGAGCTATCCCTTTAATTATCAATAATAAACCCGATCTGGTCCTCTGTGGTGGCGACATGGTGGCAGGACAAAAAAGCAGCTTGACAGAGGCAGCAATTAACGCCATGTGGTCAGCCTTTGATCGCCATATCGCCGCGCCCCTGCGAGCTGCTAAAATACCTTTTGGTTTTACCATCGGTAATCATGACGCTTCTGGATCTCTATCGGCAGGAAAATTTGTCTATGCTCAAGAGAGAAAATTAGCCCAAGATTATTGGCAAAACCCCCAACATGATACAAGTTTAAATTTTATCGATAAAACCGGCTTTCCTTTTTATTATACTTTCACTCAAAATGGTATATTCTATCTAGTTTGGGATGCCTCCACTCATTTAATCTCTGGGCAACAACTAAATTGGGCAGCAAAAAACTTGAGTAGTAGCGACGCTAAAAATGCTAGAATGCGGCTAGTAATCGGTCATTTACCCCTCTACGGTATTGCCGTCGGCAGAAATCGACCGGGGGATTATTTAGCCGATGCCGAGAAATTAAGAGCGTTTTTAGAGGGCCATCAGGTGCATACTTATATTAGTGGCCACGCTCACGCTTACTATCCGGGTAAACGGGGGCAATTACAATTATTACACGCGGGAGCTTTAGGCAGTGGACCGCGACGGTTATTGAACAGTGAACAAGCGCCCAGAAAAACCCTAACAATTGTCGATATTAATCCCAATCAACAGGAAACAGTTTACACCACCTACGACATGAAAACCCAAGAGGCGATCAATATTACCAGTTTACCTCCTTTGATTATGGCTCCCAACGGGCAAGTTTTACGTCGAGATATTCCATCGGTTAACTAG
- a CDS encoding ATP-grasp domain-containing protein, with translation MDLLEYQAKEIFAQVGIPILPSQPIHEPGGLKRLNIPYPIVLKSQVRAGGRGKAGGVKFVANTIDAIAAAHAIFHLPIAGEYPEVILAEARYNPQQEIFLAILLDYHLQRPVLLGASQGGMDVDSLLATMQKVVIEERFSPYLCRQLAVSMGLRGSLIESISQILEKMYSLFVSKDLDIIEINPLGINEAGEVMALDGKISVNDAALARHLDLLALTPPQLQSPWSIIDQTGRIAMISNGQGLMSSIWDVLAGQGAKLAAWLILEERLELEQLNEQIEAGLQQFQLLPDLKVVIVDIVSYPDFGQKAIESISNYYRSYSPLSPGRGSGERTIRATRQERQTLEPRPFPNPTVPQIIFRVLADSKAIDLSRSLADVNFHWLESLEEVVTAAIKLA, from the coding sequence ATGGATTTACTCGAATACCAAGCCAAGGAAATATTTGCTCAGGTAGGTATCCCCATTTTACCTTCCCAACCAATCCACGAACCGGGGGGACTAAAAAGATTAAACATTCCCTATCCTATCGTGCTGAAGTCCCAGGTACGAGCGGGAGGACGAGGAAAAGCCGGAGGGGTGAAATTTGTCGCTAATACCATCGATGCGATCGCTGCTGCCCATGCTATCTTTCATTTACCGATCGCCGGAGAATATCCAGAGGTAATCCTAGCAGAAGCCAGGTATAATCCGCAACAGGAGATATTTTTAGCCATTTTACTCGATTATCATCTGCAAAGACCAGTTTTACTGGGTGCGAGTCAAGGGGGGATGGATGTGGACAGTTTACTGGCAACCATGCAAAAAGTGGTCATTGAAGAGAGATTTTCCCCCTATCTCTGTCGGCAATTAGCCGTATCTATGGGTTTAAGAGGGTCTTTGATCGAGTCTATCAGTCAAATTCTCGAAAAAATGTATAGTCTCTTTGTCAGCAAAGATCTCGATATTATCGAGATTAATCCCCTGGGTATCAACGAAGCCGGGGAAGTGATGGCCCTAGATGGCAAAATAAGTGTTAATGATGCCGCTTTAGCTAGACATCTCGATCTGCTCGCTTTGACCCCACCCCAATTACAATCCCCTTGGTCGATAATTGATCAAACTGGCCGAATAGCGATGATCAGTAATGGCCAGGGTTTGATGTCCAGTATCTGGGATGTCTTAGCTGGCCAGGGGGCAAAACTGGCGGCATGGCTTATACTGGAGGAAAGACTAGAATTAGAGCAATTAAACGAGCAAATAGAGGCCGGTCTGCAACAATTCCAACTATTGCCTGATTTAAAAGTGGTTATCGTTGATATTGTCAGTTATCCCGACTTTGGCCAAAAAGCGATCGAGAGTATTAGCAATTACTACCGCAGTTATAGCCCATTATCACCCGGCCGGGGCAGCGGCGAAAGAACGATCCGGGCTACCCGACAGGAAAGACAAACCTTGGAACCCAGACCTTTTCCCAATCCCACCGTACCACAAATAATTTTTCGCGTCCTAGCTGACAGCAAAGCGATCGATCTCAGCCGGAGTTTAGCTGATGTTAACTTTCATTGGTTAGAGTCTTTAGAAGAGGTGGTCACTGCAGCAATTAAATTAGCCTAG
- a CDS encoding TIGR03792 family protein, with product MVIEWLEFQVKPEAREKFIQKDQEIWTKFLAKQPGFLGKELWINPAIEEKLIIVVHWQTQEQWKAISKNLLDDTEAKFSLVMGKDNYQLLKVKEFQVRKFRENFQNNLGSLGT from the coding sequence ATGGTCATTGAGTGGTTAGAATTTCAAGTTAAACCCGAAGCTAGGGAAAAATTTATCCAAAAAGATCAAGAAATTTGGACAAAGTTTTTAGCAAAACAACCTGGTTTTTTAGGTAAGGAGCTTTGGATTAATCCCGCCATCGAGGAAAAATTAATTATCGTTGTCCATTGGCAAACACAAGAACAGTGGAAAGCTATCTCCAAAAATTTACTTGATGACACCGAAGCCAAATTTTCCCTAGTCATGGGAAAAGATAATTATCAACTGCTCAAAGTCAAGGAATTTCAAGTCAGAAAATTTCGAGAAAATTTTCAGAACAATTTAGGCTCTCTGGGGACATGA
- the gmd gene encoding GDP-mannose 4,6-dehydratase, protein MTEAKRALITGITGQDGSYLSELLLEKGYQVHGIIRRTSTFNTDRIDHIYTDPHQPDTKLFLHYGDLTDGTTLRRILEQVQPVEVYNLGAQSHVRVSFDAPEYTVDAVGVGVLRLLEAIRDYQKRTGIEVRFYQAGSSEMFGKVMEVPQKETTPFYPRSPYACAKVYGHWQTVNYRESYDLFACNGILFNHESPRRGETFVTRKITRALARIIAGQQKKLYLGNLDSKRDWGYAKDYVRAMWLMLQQQEPDDYVVATNETYSIREFLDISFQYVNLNWQDYVEFDERYLRPAEVDLLIGDSTKAREKLGWQPSVTFEGLVKLMVDADLAALGINLNNGGDSGQLLKDLAYLRNRSMTTVD, encoded by the coding sequence ATGACTGAAGCTAAACGCGCCCTAATTACCGGCATCACCGGCCAAGATGGTTCCTATCTGAGCGAATTATTATTAGAAAAAGGTTATCAAGTCCACGGTATCATCCGTCGTACCTCCACCTTTAACACCGATCGCATCGATCATATCTACACTGACCCCCACCAGCCCGATACTAAATTATTTCTTCATTATGGCGACCTCACCGACGGCACGACCCTGCGGCGTATCCTCGAACAAGTGCAACCAGTAGAAGTGTATAATTTAGGGGCCCAATCCCACGTGCGAGTTAGTTTTGATGCCCCAGAATACACCGTCGATGCTGTGGGGGTGGGGGTCTTAAGATTACTAGAAGCAATTCGGGATTACCAAAAAAGAACCGGCATCGAAGTCCGTTTCTATCAAGCAGGTTCCTCGGAAATGTTCGGGAAAGTCATGGAAGTTCCCCAAAAAGAAACCACGCCATTTTATCCCCGCAGTCCCTACGCTTGTGCGAAAGTTTACGGTCACTGGCAAACGGTCAACTATCGGGAATCCTACGACTTATTTGCCTGTAACGGCATTTTATTTAACCATGAATCCCCCCGTCGTGGAGAAACTTTTGTCACGCGCAAAATTACCCGCGCTTTGGCCCGAATTATTGCCGGACAACAGAAAAAACTTTATTTAGGAAATCTCGATTCTAAACGGGATTGGGGTTATGCTAAGGATTATGTGCGGGCGATGTGGTTAATGTTACAACAGCAAGAACCGGATGATTATGTAGTGGCGACAAATGAAACCTATTCTATCCGGGAGTTTCTCGATATTTCTTTCCAATACGTTAATTTAAATTGGCAGGATTATGTGGAGTTTGATGAACGTTATTTGCGTCCGGCGGAAGTGGATTTATTGATAGGAGATTCCACAAAAGCCAGAGAGAAATTAGGTTGGCAGCCGTCGGTAACGTTCGAGGGACTGGTAAAATTAATGGTAGATGCGGATTTAGCGGCTTTGGGGATTAATCTTAATAACGGTGGTGATAGCGGACAGTTATTAAAAGATTTGGCTTATCTTCGCAATCGTTCAATGACAACTGTGGATTAA
- a CDS encoding acyl-CoA dehydrogenase family protein: MSVSPSQSADYYLSLAVSLASEFAIDAVERDHQGGTPKLARDRLRQSGLLTLLIPREYGGSGESWITLFRIVREFAQVDSSIAHIFSYHHLGVIVPHLFGTIEQKEYYYKETIRQNWFWANALNPLDRRTAIASEGDIFRLEGKKSFCSGSWDSDILPVTAIDQETGKISVLVVPTQREGVELHADWDNMGQRQTDSGSVSFHNVAIYPREFFGSQAFPAPPFATFRACLTQLNLANIYLGIALGAFEAARRYTREQTRPWLTAGVERATEAPYLLHRYGSLWVDLEAARGLVDRATEILQDAWEEQWELTAEKRGRCAVAIAVAKVAATRVGLEVVNQMFEVMGARATSSSYGFDRYWRNLRTFTLHDPVDYKIRDLGNWIVNEKFPEPNFYS, from the coding sequence ATGTCAGTATCCCCTAGTCAGTCTGCCGATTATTATCTATCTCTCGCGGTTTCTCTGGCATCGGAATTCGCCATCGATGCAGTGGAGCGAGACCATCAGGGTGGAACCCCGAAACTGGCGCGCGATCGCCTCCGCCAAAGTGGTCTTTTGACCTTATTGATTCCCCGAGAATACGGTGGTTCTGGCGAGAGTTGGATTACCTTATTTCGCATCGTTCGAGAGTTCGCCCAAGTCGATAGCTCGATCGCTCATATTTTTTCCTACCATCATCTTGGGGTGATCGTTCCCCATCTTTTCGGGACGATCGAACAGAAGGAATACTACTACAAGGAAACCATCCGACAGAATTGGTTTTGGGCGAATGCGTTAAATCCCTTGGATCGTCGGACAGCGATCGCTTCCGAGGGCGATATTTTCCGACTAGAAGGCAAGAAAAGCTTCTGTTCCGGTTCGTGGGATTCTGACATTTTACCCGTTACGGCGATCGATCAGGAGACGGGGAAAATATCGGTTCTTGTGGTTCCCACCCAGCGTGAGGGAGTAGAACTGCACGCCGATTGGGATAATATGGGTCAACGGCAAACCGATAGTGGTAGTGTTTCGTTTCATAATGTGGCGATTTACCCCCGCGAGTTTTTCGGTTCGCAAGCCTTTCCTGCGCCACCTTTCGCCACTTTCCGCGCCTGTTTAACCCAGTTGAATCTAGCCAATATCTACCTGGGGATTGCCCTGGGGGCTTTTGAGGCCGCACGACGGTACACGAGAGAGCAAACCCGTCCTTGGCTAACTGCCGGGGTCGAGCGAGCGACGGAAGCTCCCTATCTCCTCCATCGTTACGGCAGTCTGTGGGTCGATTTAGAGGCGGCCAGGGGTTTGGTTGATCGAGCAACGGAAATTCTACAGGACGCGTGGGAGGAACAATGGGAGCTCACCGCAGAAAAGCGCGGTCGCTGTGCCGTGGCGATCGCAGTGGCCAAGGTGGCGGCGACACGGGTGGGATTAGAGGTGGTGAATCAAATGTTCGAGGTCATGGGGGCGAGGGCGACATCGAGTTCCTACGGGTTTGATCGCTACTGGCGGAATCTACGAACTTTTACCCTTCATGATCCTGTGGATTACAAAATTCGCGATCTGGGCAATTGGATTGTCAATGAAAAATTCCCGGAACCGAATTTTTATTCTTAA
- a CDS encoding GDP-L-fucose synthase family protein has translation MLNLSEQRIVVTGGAGFLGRQVVNQLIAAGANPEKITIPRSKDCDLRVWENCQRLADEEDLIIHLAAHVGGIGLNREKPAELFYDNLMMGTQLIHAAYLAGVQKFVCVGTICAYPKFTPVPFHEDDLWSGYPEETNAPYGIAKKALLVQLESYRLQYGFNGIYLLPVNLYGPEDNFDPGSSHVIPALIRKVYEAQQRGDKQLPVWGDGSPTREFLYSTDAAQGIVMASQFYNESDPVNLGTNSEISIKDLVELICDLMGFDGEIVWEIDKPNGQPRRCLDTTRAREKFGFVAQMEFKEGLQKTIEWYRQNAA, from the coding sequence ATGCTGAATTTAAGCGAACAAAGAATCGTTGTCACCGGGGGGGCTGGATTTTTAGGTCGGCAAGTAGTTAATCAATTAATTGCAGCGGGGGCCAATCCCGAAAAAATTACAATTCCTCGGTCTAAAGATTGTGATTTAAGAGTTTGGGAAAACTGTCAACGTTTAGCCGACGAAGAAGATTTAATTATCCATTTGGCTGCTCATGTGGGAGGCATCGGTCTCAATCGGGAAAAACCCGCCGAATTATTCTATGATAATTTGATGATGGGAACCCAATTAATTCACGCTGCCTATCTAGCAGGAGTGCAAAAATTTGTCTGTGTGGGGACAATTTGTGCCTATCCAAAATTTACTCCAGTACCTTTCCATGAAGACGATTTATGGTCAGGATATCCCGAAGAAACCAATGCGCCTTATGGTATCGCTAAAAAGGCTTTATTGGTACAATTAGAGTCTTATCGTTTGCAGTATGGTTTCAACGGAATTTATCTTTTACCGGTGAATTTATACGGGCCAGAGGATAATTTTGATCCGGGTAGTTCCCATGTAATTCCTGCTTTAATTCGCAAGGTTTATGAGGCACAACAACGGGGGGATAAACAACTTCCTGTCTGGGGAGATGGTAGTCCAACCCGGGAGTTTCTCTACTCCACCGATGCAGCGCAAGGCATTGTCATGGCCAGCCAATTCTATAATGAATCAGACCCGGTTAATCTTGGTACAAATTCTGAGATTTCTATCAAAGATTTAGTCGAATTAATCTGTGATTTAATGGGTTTTGATGGCGAAATTGTTTGGGAAATAGATAAACCCAATGGTCAACCGCGACGCTGTTTAGATACAACCCGCGCTAGGGAAAAATTCGGTTTTGTTGCCCAAATGGAATTTAAAGAAGGTTTGCAAAAAACCATTGAATGGTATCGGCAAAACGCCGCTTAG
- a CDS encoding pyroglutamyl-peptidase — translation MTILLTSFAPWLCHHRSNSSDDLLVSIQDNYPKKLLFLRQLPVNTHRASERVIKAIQDKKPDFVICCGMAESRYRLSLESQARSSTKKLFTPIPLKDFVKELAYSYISDNAGQFVCEELYFQVLKHHPRALFVHVPLLTDKNFAIIQRDFQKIISK, via the coding sequence TTGACAATTCTCTTAACTTCTTTTGCGCCTTGGTTATGCCATCACCGGAGTAATTCCTCCGATGATTTGTTAGTATCCATTCAAGATAATTATCCAAAAAAGCTTTTATTTTTGCGTCAACTTCCCGTTAATACCCATCGAGCCAGTGAACGAGTTATCAAAGCTATTCAAGACAAAAAGCCTGATTTCGTTATTTGTTGTGGCATGGCAGAAAGTCGTTATCGTTTAAGTTTAGAATCTCAGGCTAGGAGTAGCACAAAAAAGTTATTTACACCAATTCCTCTTAAGGATTTTGTCAAAGAGCTTGCCTATAGCTATATCAGCGATAATGCCGGTCAGTTTGTCTGCGAAGAATTATATTTTCAAGTCTTAAAACATCATCCGAGAGCTTTATTCGTTCATGTGCCGCTTTTAACTGACAAAAATTTTGCCATTATTCAAAGAGATTTTCAAAAAATTATCAGTAAGTAG
- a CDS encoding BsuBI/PstI family type II restriction endonuclease — protein sequence MKQRSQLGQFLTPATVARFMAGQFNNLSGHIHLLDAGAGIGTLTAAVVERLLANPDQVSSCSITAYEVEPVFFPSLNQTLTECCAALNGKGIQADYCLRGENFIKASSEMNLPLFKKVVPGFTHAILNPPYKKIHSQSAEKKVLASIGIDTVNLYSAFVWLAIVQLIDDGEVVAITPRSFCNGKYFRPFRKAFLEYMKLDKIHIFESRSATFSEDEVLQENIIFHALRSKQKPSTVKITSNSEMALDEISESRYTPYDEVIEPNDSEQFIHIVTNSLKNSLRVQMNKMPCTLDEIGLEVSTGPVVDFRLKSSLRNHLSDRTVPLLYPESVKVRKVVFPPDNPRKPIAVEKNNETEKWLIEPGWYVLTKRFSSKEEKRRVVAAVCSPIGSKSLGVENHLNYYHAKGRGMPPDVAKGLAAFLNSTLFDSYFRQFSGNTQVNATDLRRVKYPCKNDLIQIGVQVGDNDLNQEEIDQVVHEVLSIMDEASAAVQANKRIEEALTILKAISAPRAQQNERSALCLLALADIQPDKPWSQATAPKRGITEMMDWFRDHYGKQYAPNTRETVRKQTMHQFVQMGLVVQNPDKPDRPINSPRWCYQLDRQALSLLQVYGSEQWEEARRNYALSVTNWLQARNRNLPMIPITLPDGRAIQLSSGGQNILIKDILESFCPRFTPGGVVLYIGDAGDKFIINETQKFREMGIELDPHGKMPDLVIYHRYQDWLVLIEAVTSHGPVNLKRHNELKQLFQLSCKGLVFVTAFPSRREMTRYLAEISWETEVWVADQPDHMIHFNGERFLGPY from the coding sequence TTGAAACAGCGTAGTCAGTTGGGTCAGTTCTTGACCCCCGCAACTGTTGCGCGTTTCATGGCAGGACAATTCAACAACCTGTCTGGTCATATTCACCTTCTAGATGCTGGGGCTGGAATTGGAACTTTAACTGCTGCTGTAGTAGAGCGGTTACTGGCAAACCCCGATCAGGTTAGTAGTTGCAGCATTACAGCATATGAAGTCGAACCAGTCTTCTTCCCCTCGCTAAATCAAACCCTCACAGAATGCTGTGCCGCTTTGAACGGAAAAGGAATTCAAGCAGATTATTGCTTGCGGGGGGAGAATTTCATCAAAGCTAGTAGTGAAATGAACTTGCCACTCTTTAAGAAGGTAGTTCCAGGCTTTACTCATGCGATTCTGAATCCACCTTATAAGAAGATTCACAGCCAATCAGCAGAAAAGAAAGTTCTTGCAAGTATTGGGATTGATACTGTAAATCTCTACAGCGCATTTGTTTGGCTTGCCATCGTACAACTTATAGACGATGGCGAAGTGGTTGCGATTACGCCGAGAAGTTTTTGCAATGGCAAGTATTTTCGCCCTTTCCGAAAAGCCTTCCTAGAATATATGAAACTAGATAAAATCCATATATTTGAGAGTAGATCAGCAACCTTCTCAGAAGATGAGGTATTACAGGAAAATATTATTTTTCACGCCCTAAGATCTAAACAAAAACCTAGCACTGTAAAAATAACCAGTAATTCTGAGATGGCATTAGACGAGATTTCAGAATCTAGATATACCCCCTATGACGAAGTGATTGAGCCGAATGATTCTGAACAGTTTATTCATATTGTTACAAATTCTCTCAAGAATTCCTTGAGAGTTCAAATGAATAAAATGCCCTGTACATTGGATGAGATAGGCTTAGAAGTTTCCACAGGTCCAGTTGTTGATTTTCGCCTGAAATCGTCTTTAAGAAACCATTTGAGTGATAGAACTGTTCCCCTACTTTATCCAGAATCTGTAAAAGTAAGGAAAGTAGTGTTTCCTCCTGATAATCCCCGCAAGCCCATTGCGGTAGAAAAAAATAACGAAACAGAAAAATGGTTAATTGAGCCTGGCTGGTATGTTTTGACAAAACGTTTTTCATCCAAAGAAGAAAAGCGTCGTGTTGTTGCTGCTGTGTGTTCTCCTATTGGTTCAAAATCTCTAGGTGTCGAAAATCATCTTAATTATTATCATGCTAAAGGCAGAGGAATGCCTCCTGATGTAGCTAAAGGGTTAGCCGCATTTCTTAATTCAACTTTATTTGATAGCTACTTTCGTCAATTTAGTGGAAATACACAAGTCAATGCTACCGACCTTCGTAGGGTTAAGTATCCATGTAAAAATGACTTAATCCAAATAGGAGTTCAAGTTGGGGACAATGACTTAAACCAAGAAGAAATCGATCAAGTTGTACATGAAGTTCTATCAATTATGGATGAAGCAAGTGCCGCAGTTCAAGCAAACAAACGAATCGAAGAAGCACTGACAATTCTCAAGGCTATCTCTGCTCCTAGAGCGCAACAGAATGAAAGGTCTGCACTATGCTTACTTGCGTTAGCAGATATTCAACCTGATAAACCCTGGAGCCAAGCTACTGCACCAAAACGCGGAATTACAGAAATGATGGATTGGTTCCGTGATCATTACGGAAAACAATATGCACCAAACACACGCGAAACTGTTCGAAAACAGACAATGCATCAATTTGTGCAGATGGGACTGGTGGTTCAGAATCCAGACAAACCAGACCGACCAATTAATAGCCCTAGGTGGTGCTACCAACTTGATCGGCAAGCGTTATCACTGCTTCAAGTTTATGGCTCTGAGCAGTGGGAAGAAGCTCGTAGAAATTATGCGCTTTCAGTGACTAATTGGTTGCAAGCCAGGAATCGAAATCTGCCCATGATTCCTATAACCTTACCCGATGGTCGGGCGATTCAGCTTTCATCAGGTGGGCAAAATATTTTAATTAAAGACATCTTAGAAAGCTTTTGTCCAAGATTTACGCCAGGGGGCGTAGTTCTATATATTGGCGATGCTGGTGATAAATTTATAATCAACGAAACACAAAAATTCCGAGAAATGGGGATTGAATTAGATCCTCACGGGAAAATGCCTGATCTTGTTATCTATCATAGATACCAAGATTGGCTTGTCCTTATAGAAGCGGTGACGAGTCATGGTCCAGTGAATTTGAAACGCCACAATGAACTAAAGCAACTTTTTCAATTAAGCTGTAAGGGTCTTGTCTTTGTTACTGCTTTTCCCAGTCGTAGGGAAATGACTCGTTATCTTGCTGAAATTTCCTGGGAAACAGAAGTTTGGGTAGCTGATCAGCCCGATCACATGATTCACTTCAATGGAGAGAGATTCCTAGGTCCATATTAG